One Alkaliphilus sp. B6464 genomic window carries:
- a CDS encoding ATP-binding protein produces the protein MMHSFIHEILRDYEEKRNRAKAFKEKRLQEVYEKVPTIKEIDEELQKTGISISKALIRGTEDPEKTIEDFKQKLEQLKQERAILLTENNIPLQYLDENYSCEECKDTGFVNSGQKCKCFRQQLIIKAYNMSNLSNVLKKENFQHFNLDLFSSKPFEGQSLSPKENMMDILNICEGFVFNFNENNEENLLFYGETGLGKTFLTNCVAKALLDRGNIVIYQTSFKLLEILEELRFKNNDDKEKYNLIFEADLLIIDDLGTEMTNTFTNSEIFNIINSRLLSNKKTIVSTNLSPKEMMDRYDDRIFSRLFSKFTVLHFFGKDLRWETK, from the coding sequence ATGATGCACTCATTCATACATGAAATACTGAGAGATTATGAGGAAAAAAGAAATAGGGCTAAAGCATTTAAAGAAAAGAGATTACAAGAAGTCTATGAAAAAGTTCCAACAATAAAAGAAATTGATGAAGAACTTCAAAAAACAGGTATATCCATTTCTAAAGCATTAATAAGAGGTACAGAGGATCCTGAAAAAACCATAGAAGACTTTAAGCAAAAGTTAGAGCAATTAAAACAAGAACGTGCAATCTTATTAACCGAGAATAATATCCCTCTACAATATTTAGATGAAAATTATTCTTGTGAAGAGTGTAAAGATACAGGTTTTGTTAATAGTGGACAAAAATGTAAATGTTTTAGACAACAGCTTATTATTAAGGCTTATAATATGTCAAACTTATCTAATGTTTTGAAAAAGGAGAACTTCCAACACTTTAACTTAGATTTATTTTCTAGCAAGCCTTTTGAAGGACAATCTTTAAGTCCAAAGGAAAACATGATGGATATACTTAATATCTGCGAAGGCTTTGTATTTAACTTTAATGAAAACAATGAAGAGAATTTATTGTTTTATGGAGAAACAGGTCTTGGAAAAACATTTTTAACTAATTGTGTAGCAAAGGCATTACTGGATAGAGGAAATATTGTTATATATCAAACTTCATTCAAGCTATTAGAAATATTAGAAGAGCTACGTTTTAAAAATAATGATGATAAAGAAAAATATAATCTTATATTTGAAGCAGATTTATTAATAATAGATGATTTAGGTACAGAAATGACTAATACTTTTACAAATAGTGAGATTTTCAATATTATTAATAGTCGTCTTTTATCTAATAAGAAAACAATTGTTTCCACGAATTTATCTCCTAAAGAGATGATGGATCGTTACGATGATCGTATTTTTTCTCGTCTCTTCTCAAAATTTACTGTACTTCATTTCTTTGGTAAAGATTTAAGATGGGAAACAAAATAG
- a CDS encoding DUF1858 domain-containing protein, giving the protein MFKVTEDMTIMEVLQMDREVAPIFMSFGLHCLGCPGATMESIGDAGRVHGINVQDLIAELNKYFESK; this is encoded by the coding sequence ATGTTTAAAGTTACAGAAGATATGACAATTATGGAAGTTTTACAAATGGATCGCGAAGTTGCACCTATTTTTATGAGCTTTGGTCTTCACTGCCTTGGCTGCCCAGGTGCTACAATGGAGAGCATTGGTGATGCAGGTAGAGTTCATGGTATTAATGTTCAGGATTTAATCGCTGAATTAAATAAATATTTTGAGTCAAAATAG
- a CDS encoding GNAT family N-acetyltransferase, with the protein MVVARGQKTYIKKLERKHVDIMQEWGRHKDPLFYCYNFPYMSKKESDYWYKKKALSFSKRCFVVFNYSDQLVGYISLRDIKWFRKASELGIVFDPGEIAQGYGTDGLKAFLTYYFEGLKMKTLYLKVSVFNKRAQRCYEKCGFKSKGIVMEEFEDQSLPIFKDDYFIPYRHFFKQESKKIKCQFINMVITKDMYYEIQQNS; encoded by the coding sequence ATGGTAGTTGCAAGGGGGCAAAAAACCTATATTAAAAAGCTTGAAAGAAAGCATGTAGATATTATGCAAGAGTGGGGAAGACATAAGGATCCATTATTTTATTGTTATAATTTTCCTTATATGAGTAAAAAAGAAAGTGATTATTGGTATAAAAAGAAAGCATTATCTTTTTCAAAGAGATGCTTTGTAGTATTTAACTATTCCGACCAGTTGGTTGGATATATTTCCCTAAGGGATATTAAGTGGTTTAGAAAAGCTAGTGAGCTTGGAATAGTGTTTGACCCAGGTGAAATTGCTCAAGGATATGGTACAGATGGATTAAAGGCCTTTTTAACTTACTACTTTGAAGGATTAAAAATGAAGACATTGTATTTAAAAGTATCTGTTTTTAATAAAAGAGCCCAAAGGTGCTATGAAAAATGTGGTTTTAAGTCAAAGGGTATTGTTATGGAGGAATTTGAAGATCAAAGTTTACCTATTTTCAAAGATGACTATTTTATTCCATATAGGCATTTTTTTAAGCAAGAATCTAAAAAAATAAAATGTCAATTTATTAATATGGTAATTACAAAGGATATGTACTATGAGATTCAGCAAAATAGTTAA
- a CDS encoding M1 family metallopeptidase — protein MRLSRRVRTLSIILVAFVFSVSIHYIWDMGKVQRVFNTFTKPQQAPQYTINAVFDENDMIVRGEQRIYYENTSNQVMKNLYFHLYPNAFKNNNSAPFEASDMVKAYPNGFDKGWIELMNVREGGKGINYKIIGDGSTNLRVTPKIPVKPGTSIELSMDFEIKLPNSIGRMGYGENTVNIANWYPILSVFDKNGWNLDPYYSIGDPFYSDIAEYNVTMTIPDKYELATTGNILKVSSNDKKKTYKINASNVRDFTMILSEKFTIDRGNVDGTEVISYTIGGLKNEQALKYGIEALEIFNRVFGKYPYKQLSIVASDFFIGGMEYPNLVMISQSLYEMKEDLALEYVIAHEVAHQWWYGIVGNNEVTEPWLDEALTEHATLMYFEEKYGAHIEEEIYEKMIKAQYKDFVRHGYNKDDKGILRSLKEFDSSIEYSSIVYSKGAMFIKELRREMGDEAFLKALREYFDTYKFKNATTKDFYDIMQKNTNKDLKSEFSKWLNKNME, from the coding sequence ATGAGGCTCAGCAGAAGAGTCCGTACCTTAAGTATTATATTAGTAGCATTTGTCTTTTCTGTATCTATTCACTATATATGGGATATGGGCAAAGTTCAAAGGGTTTTTAATACCTTTACAAAGCCACAGCAAGCACCACAATATACAATTAATGCAGTATTTGATGAAAATGATATGATAGTAAGGGGAGAACAACGTATATATTATGAAAATACCAGCAATCAAGTAATGAAAAATCTGTACTTCCACTTATACCCTAACGCCTTCAAAAATAACAACAGTGCCCCATTCGAGGCTAGTGATATGGTAAAAGCCTATCCTAATGGTTTTGATAAAGGTTGGATTGAGCTTATGAATGTGAGGGAAGGTGGGAAGGGAATAAACTATAAGATTATAGGTGACGGAAGTACAAATTTAAGAGTTACACCTAAAATACCAGTAAAACCAGGAACCTCTATCGAGTTAAGCATGGATTTTGAGATAAAGCTTCCTAATTCTATAGGACGAATGGGTTATGGTGAAAATACAGTAAACATAGCAAATTGGTATCCAATTTTATCTGTATTTGATAAGAATGGATGGAATTTAGATCCCTATTATTCTATAGGGGATCCGTTTTATAGTGATATAGCGGAATATAATGTAACAATGACTATTCCAGACAAATATGAGTTAGCTACTACTGGTAATATTTTGAAAGTGTCTTCTAATGATAAGAAAAAAACTTATAAAATTAATGCTAGTAATGTAAGAGACTTTACTATGATTTTAAGCGAAAAGTTTACTATAGATAGAGGTAATGTAGACGGTACAGAAGTAATTTCTTATACAATAGGTGGATTGAAGAATGAGCAGGCATTAAAATATGGAATAGAAGCTTTAGAAATATTTAATAGGGTTTTTGGAAAATATCCATATAAGCAGTTATCTATAGTTGCTAGTGACTTTTTTATAGGAGGAATGGAGTATCCAAATCTAGTCATGATTAGTCAATCTCTTTACGAAATGAAGGAGGACCTTGCTTTAGAATATGTAATAGCTCACGAAGTAGCCCATCAGTGGTGGTATGGAATTGTAGGAAATAATGAAGTGACAGAACCATGGCTAGATGAGGCTTTGACAGAACATGCTACATTAATGTACTTTGAAGAAAAATACGGTGCCCATATTGAAGAAGAGATATATGAAAAAATGATAAAAGCTCAATATAAAGATTTTGTTAGGCATGGATATAATAAAGATGATAAAGGTATTTTAAGAAGCCTAAAAGAATTCGATAGTTCTATAGAATATAGTAGTATTGTTTACAGTAAAGGGGCTATGTTTATAAAAGAGCTTCGACGAGAAATGGGAGATGAAGCTTTCTTAAAGGCTTTAAGAGAATATTTTGATACCTATAAATTCAAAAATGCCACAACAAAAGATTTTTATGATATTATGCAAAAAAATACAAATAAGGATTTGAAAAGCGAGTTTTCCAAGTGGCTAAATAAAAATATGGAATAA
- a CDS encoding DnaD domain protein: protein MSFIKGSTSIDLGDTPIENIFIDVYMPMTNGTFVQVYLLGYKYSLDRDPNMEVNNMSIARHLNIPLSDVLSAWDFWESKQIVKKHKVDGEDENNYTVEFINLKQLYIDNNYKANYNMQVNNSITEKKSDTYTCSPTDLVEANKVPEIRDMFVEINKIIARELAPNEKLKVIELLYQYNIDPPLIVEAFRYSKKQKKVRHILSYSAGVIRTWYDKGVFTVEQLQEHLIKQGERYGLYSRVFKSLGFGSREASEAEMKVMDSWIDEFQFDLDLILAACQNSSKTPNPNINYINGILRDWHRKGVKQVVDIENLDYKEKKTFSYKPTQSTPKIKTKFHLAKSRGDKYTADELEQLILNNQKQRLNR from the coding sequence ATGAGTTTTATTAAAGGGAGTACTTCTATTGATTTAGGGGACACGCCTATTGAAAATATTTTTATAGATGTTTATATGCCAATGACAAATGGAACCTTTGTACAAGTGTATTTGCTTGGATATAAATATTCTCTTGATCGTGATCCTAATATGGAGGTAAATAATATGTCTATTGCAAGACATCTTAATATTCCTCTATCTGATGTGCTATCCGCCTGGGATTTTTGGGAAAGCAAACAAATTGTAAAGAAACATAAAGTAGATGGTGAAGATGAAAATAACTATACTGTTGAATTTATTAATTTAAAACAGCTTTATATTGATAATAATTATAAAGCTAACTACAATATGCAAGTAAACAATAGTATTACAGAAAAAAAATCTGATACTTATACTTGTTCCCCTACAGATCTAGTGGAAGCTAATAAGGTACCAGAAATTAGAGATATGTTTGTAGAAATAAACAAAATTATTGCTAGAGAACTTGCTCCTAACGAAAAATTAAAGGTAATAGAATTACTTTATCAATACAATATAGATCCACCTCTAATAGTTGAAGCCTTTCGTTATTCTAAAAAGCAAAAAAAGGTAAGACATATTTTGAGCTATTCAGCTGGTGTTATTAGAACCTGGTATGATAAAGGTGTTTTTACTGTGGAACAGTTACAGGAACATCTTATTAAGCAAGGTGAAAGATATGGCCTATATAGCAGAGTATTCAAATCTTTAGGTTTTGGCTCTAGGGAAGCATCTGAAGCTGAAATGAAGGTCATGGATAGCTGGATAGATGAATTCCAATTTGATCTTGATTTGATTTTAGCTGCATGTCAAAACTCTAGCAAAACCCCTAATCCTAATATTAACTATATTAACGGGATATTAAGAGACTGGCACAGAAAAGGAGTTAAACAAGTAGTAGATATAGAAAATCTAGACTATAAAGAGAAAAAGACTTTTTCGTATAAACCAACTCAAAGTACACCTAAAATAAAAACTAAATTCCACCTTGCAAAAAGCCGTGGTGATAAATACACTGCTGACGAGTTAGAGCAACTTATATTAAACAATCAGAAACAAAGATTAAATCGATAG